A stretch of the Aegilops tauschii subsp. strangulata cultivar AL8/78 chromosome 4, Aet v6.0, whole genome shotgun sequence genome encodes the following:
- the LOC109733456 gene encoding uncharacterized protein — MGNSLRCCLACVLPCGSFDLIRIVHLNGHIEEYSRPVTAGEVMAAHPSHVVSRPCSQGGARRILIVDPDSELERGCFYFLVPTSSVPEKKRKPSSQPQQKKVRSSPTLKPTSVPSSAGAGANKVTKDRGAGDSYLAEVLSEGKARCKRSRSVRATVWRPHLQIIPEEALE, encoded by the coding sequence ATGGGCAACAGCCTGCGGTGCTGCCTGGCCTGCGTCCTCCCCTGCGGGTCTTTCGACTTGATCCGCATCGTCCACCTCAACGGCCACATCGAGGAGTACTCCCGCCCGGTCACCGCCGGCGAGGTCATGGCGGCGCATCCCAGCCACGTGGTGAGCCGGCCGTGCTCCCAGGGCGGCGCGCGGCGGATCCTCATTGTCGACCCCGATTCGGAGCTAGAGCGGGGCTGCTTCTACTTCCTGGTGCCGACCTCGTcggtgccggagaagaagaggaagccgTCGTCGCAGCCACAACAGAAGAAGGTGCGGTCATCGCCCACGTTGAAGCCGACGAGCGTGCCGAGCAGTGCCGGCGCCGGCGCCAATAAGGTGACGAAAGACCGCGGCGCCGGCGACAGCTACCTGGCGGAGGTGCTGTCGGAGGGCAAGGCCAGGTGCAAGCGCAGCCGGAGCGTCCGCGCGACGGTGTGGCGGCCGCATCTTCAGATCATCCCGGAAGAAGCTCTCGAGTGA